One genomic segment of Micromonospora sp. WMMC415 includes these proteins:
- a CDS encoding DUF1028 domain-containing protein, producing MTFSLVARSDDGRLHGVVVASRFLAAGALVPAAEAEVGALATQAHVNLAYRPQGLALLRTGVAATDVVAGLVAADPEREHRQLGVVGASGAGASWTGPACHPWAGGQAGDGWAAQGNILAGPHVIDAVRDGWLGGSTLAFPDRLVAALRAGDQAGGDRRGRQSAGLLVVERGGGYGGTGDVLVDLRVDDHPDPVAELGRLLAVHTLLFSRPDPATLLDLTGAVAAEVAALLTALGHPADPAAPEEALFSWAGLENLEERLVPGRIDPVVLDQLRKAVPHVPAPRPAGEALPAA from the coding sequence GTGACCTTCTCGCTCGTCGCCCGCTCCGACGACGGCCGGCTGCACGGCGTCGTCGTGGCCAGCAGGTTCCTCGCCGCGGGCGCCCTGGTCCCGGCCGCCGAGGCCGAGGTCGGGGCCCTCGCCACCCAGGCCCACGTGAACCTCGCCTACCGCCCGCAGGGCCTGGCGCTGCTGCGTACCGGTGTGGCCGCCACGGACGTGGTCGCCGGCCTGGTCGCCGCCGATCCGGAGCGCGAGCACCGGCAGCTCGGCGTGGTCGGCGCGAGCGGGGCCGGCGCCTCCTGGACCGGCCCGGCGTGCCATCCCTGGGCGGGTGGCCAGGCCGGGGACGGGTGGGCCGCGCAGGGCAACATCCTCGCCGGCCCCCACGTGATCGACGCGGTGCGCGACGGCTGGCTCGGCGGGTCGACCCTGGCGTTCCCGGACCGCCTGGTCGCCGCCCTGCGCGCCGGTGACCAGGCCGGCGGCGACCGGCGGGGCCGGCAGAGCGCCGGGCTGCTGGTGGTGGAGCGCGGCGGTGGGTACGGCGGCACCGGCGACGTCCTGGTGGACCTCCGGGTGGACGACCATCCCGACCCGGTGGCCGAGCTGGGCCGGCTGCTCGCCGTGCACACGCTGCTGTTCAGCCGGCCCGACCCGGCGACCCTGCTCGACCTCACCGGCGCGGTCGCCGCCGAGGTCGCCGCCCTGCTCACCGCTCTCGGGCACCCCGCCGACCCGGCCGCTCCCGAGGAGGCGCTGTTCTCCTGGGCGGGCCTGGAGAACCTGGAGGAGCGGCTGGTGCCGGGCCGCATCGACCCGGTCGTGCTGGACCAGCTCCGCAAGGCGGTCCCGCACGTCCCGGCGCCGCGACCCGCCGGCGAGGCCCTGCCCGCCGCCTGA
- a CDS encoding phosphatase PAP2 family protein — MRTTARGWTAVWLVVLVLVQAAAFLAVWRVAVHTELGQWLDTVALTGNRIGQDRIDEPVDRILNAMSVVSLLAATAVIGFIALIRGRIALAVTATLLIVGANATTQALKYGLARPDFGVDPERIYAGNSLPSGHTTVAASVAVALVLVLPRTMRAAGAFIGAAYAAAAGVATLSAGWHRPSDAVAAYLVVGVWAALGGLLLLITQREQAQVESADAHRVAAGVLGIGGALAVVACALALTWLTDLPWVAADELSRRPLFVGYAGSAAGIAGTMGIVMALVLVSVHRLVPRIKG, encoded by the coding sequence GTGCGGACGACGGCGAGGGGCTGGACGGCGGTCTGGTTGGTCGTGCTCGTGCTGGTGCAGGCGGCCGCCTTCCTCGCCGTCTGGCGCGTGGCCGTGCACACCGAGCTGGGCCAGTGGCTCGACACGGTCGCGCTGACCGGCAACCGGATCGGCCAGGACCGCATCGACGAACCGGTCGACCGGATCCTCAACGCCATGTCGGTCGTGTCGCTGCTGGCCGCCACGGCCGTGATCGGCTTCATCGCGCTGATCCGGGGGCGGATCGCCCTCGCGGTCACCGCCACGCTGCTCATCGTCGGCGCGAACGCCACCACCCAGGCGCTCAAGTACGGGCTCGCCCGGCCGGACTTCGGCGTCGACCCGGAGCGAATCTACGCCGGCAACAGCCTGCCGAGCGGGCACACGACGGTCGCCGCATCGGTCGCGGTGGCCCTGGTGCTCGTCCTGCCCCGTACGATGCGGGCCGCCGGCGCGTTCATCGGGGCGGCGTACGCCGCGGCCGCCGGAGTCGCCACCCTCTCCGCCGGCTGGCACCGGCCCAGCGACGCCGTGGCCGCGTACCTCGTGGTGGGCGTCTGGGCGGCGCTGGGCGGGCTGCTGCTGCTGATCACCCAGCGGGAGCAGGCGCAGGTCGAGTCCGCCGACGCGCACCGGGTCGCCGCCGGCGTGCTCGGCATCGGCGGCGCACTGGCGGTGGTGGCCTGCGCCCTGGCCCTGACCTGGCTGACCGACCTGCCCTGGGTCGCCGCGGACGAGCTGAGCCGCCGCCCGCTCTTCGTCGGGTACGCGGGTAGCGCCGCCGGGATCGCCGGCACCATGGGCATCGTCATGGCGCTGGTGCTGGTCAGCGTGCACCGCCTCGTCCCACGGATCAAGGGCTGA
- a CDS encoding M23 family metallopeptidase — MTTDRLSGRPTLRLVLVVTAVAAVVAVAVLVVPLLLPPGPRPHFQLPVACGERWRLGTYPGHDDYDVDLFPTAGDPWGRPVLASAAGKVTVAGINGSLGGRTPGNPTGPRGRGGGYWVKIDHGGRWETQYLHLLEPPLVEVGQRVAQGEQIGRVGSTGNSGAPHLHYEQRRGWEKVETWFDGAPSGVTTDDREYSVTLTSNNCVDGER; from the coding sequence ATGACGACCGACCGCCTCTCCGGACGCCCCACCCTCCGCCTGGTCCTGGTGGTCACGGCGGTCGCGGCCGTCGTCGCGGTCGCCGTGCTCGTCGTGCCGCTGCTGCTCCCGCCGGGCCCGCGCCCGCACTTCCAACTCCCCGTCGCCTGCGGCGAGAGGTGGCGACTCGGTACCTATCCCGGCCACGACGACTACGACGTCGACCTGTTCCCGACGGCGGGCGACCCGTGGGGCCGGCCGGTGCTCGCGTCCGCCGCCGGGAAGGTCACCGTCGCGGGAATCAACGGGTCGCTCGGTGGTCGTACCCCGGGCAACCCGACCGGCCCGCGCGGGCGCGGCGGTGGCTACTGGGTGAAGATCGACCACGGTGGCCGGTGGGAGACGCAGTACCTGCACCTGCTCGAACCGCCGCTGGTCGAGGTCGGCCAGCGCGTCGCCCAGGGCGAGCAGATCGGGCGGGTCGGCAGCACCGGCAACTCCGGCGCGCCGCACCTGCACTACGAGCAGCGGCGTGGCTGGGAGAAGGTCGAGACCTGGTTCGACGGCGCGCCGTCCGGCGTCACCACCGACGACCGGGAGTACTCGGTCACGCTGACCAGCAACAACTGCGTCGACGGCGAACGATAG
- a CDS encoding nucleotidyltransferase domain-containing protein: MVTEERAREAWSVVDRVAGWAAGREDVRGVLVVGSWARGAARMDSDIDIVALTDDPRYADADLWAGLLGGEVTRLAEWGPLREIRVRRPSGFEVEIGVAPVSWARTGPVDAGTRRVVSDGHRAVHDPAGLLAALSAACAP, from the coding sequence ATGGTGACGGAGGAGCGGGCCCGGGAGGCGTGGTCGGTGGTCGACCGGGTGGCCGGGTGGGCGGCCGGCCGCGAGGACGTCCGGGGCGTGCTGGTGGTCGGCTCCTGGGCGCGCGGGGCGGCGCGGATGGACTCCGACATCGACATCGTGGCCCTCACCGACGACCCGCGGTACGCCGACGCGGACCTCTGGGCCGGTCTGCTCGGCGGCGAGGTGACCCGGCTCGCCGAGTGGGGGCCGCTGCGGGAGATCCGCGTACGGCGCCCGTCCGGGTTCGAGGTCGAGATCGGTGTCGCTCCGGTGAGCTGGGCGCGCACCGGGCCGGTCGACGCCGGCACCCGCCGCGTCGTCAGCGACGGGCACCGCGCCGTGCACGACCCGGCCGGCCTGCTGGCCGCGCTGTCGGCCGCCTGCGCGCCGTGA
- a CDS encoding DUF3159 domain-containing protein: MTSTPEQGTTPAGPPESLADLLGGRRGAVDATLPPVAFAAGWLLGGESLPLGVGAALVTGAAVAVWRWRRGQRPRSVLVGLLAVCVAALVALRTGRAEDFFLVQLVANAASALAWMVSIVIRWPLLGVLVGVALRQRGRWRRDPALLRAYRRGSWVWAATYLLRVAVFLPLWLGGQVVALTVARVALTWPLVATALAVSWVVVRRSLPAGHPGLRHPLDPATLATPATTAHER, translated from the coding sequence GTGACCAGCACACCGGAGCAGGGCACGACCCCGGCGGGGCCGCCGGAGTCGCTCGCCGACCTGCTCGGGGGGCGCCGCGGGGCGGTCGACGCCACGTTGCCGCCGGTGGCGTTCGCGGCGGGCTGGCTGCTCGGCGGGGAGTCGCTGCCGCTCGGTGTGGGCGCCGCGCTGGTGACCGGGGCGGCGGTGGCCGTCTGGCGGTGGCGCCGCGGGCAGCGGCCCCGGTCGGTGCTGGTCGGTCTGCTCGCCGTCTGCGTCGCCGCGCTGGTCGCGTTGCGGACCGGCCGCGCCGAGGACTTCTTCCTGGTGCAGCTGGTGGCCAACGCGGCGAGCGCGCTCGCCTGGATGGTCAGCATCGTGATCCGCTGGCCGCTGCTCGGGGTGCTCGTCGGCGTCGCCCTCCGCCAGCGTGGCCGGTGGCGGCGGGATCCGGCGCTGCTGCGGGCGTACCGGCGGGGTAGCTGGGTGTGGGCCGCCACGTACCTGCTGCGGGTGGCGGTGTTCCTGCCGCTGTGGCTCGGCGGGCAGGTCGTCGCGCTGACCGTCGCCCGGGTGGCGCTCACCTGGCCGCTGGTGGCGACCGCGCTCGCGGTGAGCTGGGTGGTGGTCCGCCGGTCGCTGCCCGCCGGCCATCCCGGTTTGCGTCACCCGTTGGACCCGGCGACGCTCGCGACGCCGGCGACGACCGCCCACGAGCGATGA
- a CDS encoding maleylpyruvate isomerase N-terminal domain-containing protein, with translation MTVPAVREAFRDECGRLVDVLRPITEDDLDRPTDCRPWAVRDLLAHVRTGLGRLTDMLAAPAPPRAEVDAAGYFGAPKFTPPVDAARIDAGRREGRDLTAADLADDVDRVWRATLEAVDAEPAGRLVRTRHGDAMTVVEFLRTRVVEVGVHGLDLAAALDRPPWLTPTAAAVVADLLTGGRPAPDALGWDRLTLIRKATGRTPLTGAERAVVDAAGFRWLSFAP, from the coding sequence CTGACCGTGCCGGCGGTACGCGAGGCGTTCCGGGACGAGTGCGGCCGACTCGTCGACGTGCTCCGCCCCATCACCGAGGACGACCTCGACCGGCCCACCGACTGCCGGCCGTGGGCCGTCCGGGACCTGCTCGCGCACGTCCGCACCGGGCTCGGGCGGCTGACCGACATGCTCGCCGCCCCGGCACCGCCCCGGGCGGAGGTGGACGCCGCCGGCTACTTCGGCGCGCCGAAGTTCACCCCGCCCGTCGACGCCGCGCGCATCGACGCCGGCCGCCGCGAGGGCCGGGACCTCACCGCCGCGGACCTCGCCGACGACGTGGACCGGGTGTGGCGGGCGACCCTCGAGGCCGTCGACGCCGAGCCGGCCGGCCGGCTGGTTCGCACCCGGCACGGCGACGCGATGACCGTGGTCGAGTTCCTGCGTACCCGGGTGGTGGAGGTCGGGGTGCACGGCCTGGACCTGGCGGCGGCGCTCGACCGGCCGCCGTGGCTGACCCCGACCGCGGCCGCGGTCGTCGCCGACCTCCTCACCGGCGGCCGGCCGGCGCCGGACGCCCTGGGATGGGACCGGCTCACGCTGATCCGCAAGGCCACCGGCCGGACACCCCTGACCGGCGCGGAGCGGGCCGTCGTCGACGCCGCCGGCTTCCGCTGGCTCTCCTTCGCGCCCTGA
- a CDS encoding transglutaminaseTgpA domain-containing protein: MGPGAALVTATTRPPHPDPVDARPEVLTRGPSTTAGVKRGPFLTDIPVVVAVGGMVTLAGVALGRVYAGGLLTGLVAGAAAGSVLVGMACRRLPSWLVAPLSVLGMTAWTLWSLRLAAGRADLPGSLVEVAADAARNGIPRLLTAMIPVEPTPDTVLVPVVAAWLAGLAATEVALRAGRVLLGYLPPVLLYAGALYVVGPNADPAVRPTLAFVAVAVLGLAVPRAAGTAADDPALGLPPAARAALRTRLAGASAAGAAVVVGLAALLGPALAGQVGGHPVDPRRYVDPPRVDTLDENPLIRISGWALNPDQRLLEVTTRPSSGADSTDAGAEPPAGGGPTAGAGGDDVRIRLAVLSDYDGVTWRVGATYRNAGRILPATAPAAGSTVDTVRQDITVADLTGRLLPAVATPREVTGARVAYDPATGTLIRPEGLTPGLRYAVTSARERPDANLLATANVPAGEEVARVLRVPDGVPDPLRRLTAQLAESNGAPYARAAAVEQFLAEHYRLVADAPSGHAYPNLAFFLFGPRDAGGQRGTSEQFAAAFAVLGRLAGLPTRVVVGFQSPGSGPVRAGDAYAWPEVLFDGLGWVPFDPLPRPDTEPRPVEEDFRPPPEEPPPSEAPQPTPEPTLPPEPVAAPGRPAGSGGPSTPVLVAGGTGGTLLVAAALLLALLWLRRSLSRNRLSRGGPGERVAGAWREVTDALRLAGHPVSGDLAATEIAARARDVLATARQSPAGTDDEAVGAGVRELAGLLNRVAFAPGTVAEEQSTRAVVAAQGYVAALRAARPWWRRLLWSVHPGPLFRARRPPTGRVSARDGRRRGERMTVGRR; the protein is encoded by the coding sequence GTGGGACCGGGTGCGGCGCTGGTGACCGCGACGACCCGACCCCCGCACCCGGACCCGGTGGATGCCCGGCCAGAGGTGTTAACAAGGGGCCCTTCTACTACCGCAGGCGTTAAAAGGGGGCCCTTCCTTACCGACATTCCGGTGGTGGTGGCGGTGGGGGGCATGGTGACGCTCGCCGGGGTGGCGTTGGGGCGGGTGTACGCGGGGGGACTGCTCACCGGGTTGGTCGCGGGCGCGGCAGCCGGGTCGGTGCTGGTCGGGATGGCGTGCCGGCGGCTGCCGTCGTGGTTGGTGGCGCCGCTGTCGGTGCTCGGCATGACGGCGTGGACACTGTGGTCGCTGCGGTTGGCCGCAGGCCGGGCCGACCTGCCCGGATCGCTGGTCGAGGTGGCCGCCGACGCCGCCCGCAACGGCATCCCCCGGCTGCTGACCGCGATGATCCCGGTCGAGCCCACGCCGGACACGGTGCTGGTCCCGGTCGTCGCCGCCTGGCTGGCCGGCCTCGCCGCCACGGAGGTGGCGCTGCGGGCGGGCCGGGTGCTGCTCGGCTACCTGCCGCCGGTGCTGCTCTACGCCGGCGCGCTCTACGTGGTCGGGCCGAACGCCGACCCGGCGGTACGGCCGACGCTGGCGTTCGTGGCGGTGGCGGTGCTGGGGCTCGCCGTCCCCCGTGCGGCCGGGACGGCCGCCGACGACCCGGCGCTCGGCCTGCCACCGGCGGCGCGCGCCGCGCTGCGGACCCGGCTCGCCGGGGCGTCGGCGGCCGGGGCGGCGGTGGTGGTCGGGCTGGCCGCGCTGCTCGGTCCGGCGCTCGCCGGGCAGGTCGGGGGGCACCCGGTGGATCCCCGCCGGTACGTGGATCCGCCCCGGGTGGACACCCTCGACGAGAATCCGCTGATCCGCATCTCCGGCTGGGCCCTGAACCCGGACCAGAGGCTGCTGGAGGTGACGACGCGGCCGTCATCCGGCGCGGATTCGACCGACGCCGGCGCCGAACCGCCCGCCGGTGGCGGCCCGACCGCGGGTGCCGGCGGCGACGACGTACGGATCCGGCTGGCGGTGCTCAGCGACTACGACGGTGTGACCTGGCGGGTCGGGGCGACGTACCGCAACGCCGGCCGGATCCTGCCCGCCACGGCGCCCGCCGCCGGCAGCACCGTCGACACGGTACGGCAGGACATCACCGTCGCCGACCTGACCGGGCGGCTGCTGCCCGCCGTCGCCACCCCCCGCGAGGTCACCGGAGCGCGGGTGGCGTACGACCCGGCCACCGGGACGCTGATCCGCCCGGAGGGGCTGACCCCCGGGCTGCGGTACGCGGTGACCTCCGCCCGGGAGCGGCCGGACGCCAACCTCCTGGCCACGGCGAACGTCCCGGCCGGGGAGGAGGTGGCCCGCGTGCTGCGGGTGCCCGACGGGGTACCCGACCCGCTGCGGCGGCTCACCGCCCAGCTCGCCGAGTCCAACGGGGCACCGTACGCGCGGGCCGCCGCCGTCGAGCAGTTCCTCGCCGAGCACTACCGGCTCGTCGCGGACGCGCCGAGCGGGCACGCGTACCCGAATCTGGCCTTCTTCCTGTTCGGTCCCCGCGACGCGGGCGGGCAGCGCGGCACGTCCGAGCAGTTCGCGGCGGCGTTCGCGGTGCTGGGCCGCCTCGCCGGCCTGCCCACCCGGGTGGTGGTCGGCTTCCAGTCGCCGGGCAGCGGCCCGGTGCGGGCCGGTGACGCGTACGCCTGGCCGGAGGTGCTCTTCGACGGGCTCGGCTGGGTGCCGTTCGACCCGCTGCCCCGGCCGGACACCGAGCCGCGCCCGGTGGAGGAGGACTTCCGGCCGCCGCCGGAGGAGCCGCCGCCGTCGGAGGCGCCGCAGCCCACCCCCGAGCCGACGCTCCCGCCGGAGCCGGTGGCCGCGCCGGGCCGGCCGGCCGGGTCCGGCGGCCCGTCCACCCCGGTGCTGGTGGCCGGCGGCACCGGCGGCACGCTGCTGGTGGCGGCGGCGCTGCTGCTGGCCCTGCTGTGGCTGCGCCGCTCGCTCAGCCGGAACCGGTTGTCCCGGGGTGGCCCCGGCGAGCGCGTGGCGGGCGCCTGGCGGGAGGTGACCGACGCGCTGCGCCTCGCCGGTCATCCGGTCTCCGGCGACCTGGCGGCCACCGAGATCGCCGCCCGCGCCCGCGACGTCCTCGCCACCGCACGCCAATCTCCCGCCGGGACCGACGACGAGGCGGTCGGGGCGGGTGTCCGGGAGCTGGCGGGCCTGCTCAACCGGGTGGCGTTCGCACCGGGCACGGTCGCCGAGGAACAGTCGACCCGGGCCGTCGTCGCCGCTCAGGGCTACGTGGCGGCGCTCCGCGCCGCCCGTCCGTGGTGGCGCCGGCTTCTCTGGTCCGTGCATCCCGGTCCCCTGTTCCGGGCCCGGCGTCCCCCCACCGGCCGGGTGAGCGCCCGGGACGGACGACGCCGTGGTGAGCGAATGACGGTGGGCCGGCGTTGA
- a CDS encoding glycoside hydrolase family 48 protein produces MARRRRLAMVAVTALAVGGVTLPAGVAQAAPACDVVYATNDWSTGFTANITIRNLGDPVNGWTLRFAFPGDQRITQGWSARWSQTGNQVTATNESWNGNLGTGASTNIGFNASYSGTNAKPTSFSVNGVTCGGAQQQPPTVALSVPAGPFEAPADVPLTATASDPDGTIGKVEFYRNGLLVNTDTTAPYGYTLEDLPAGDYTVQAKAYDNANLSAVAEQAFTVTPASGPQLLATPSAVSVTEGGTSTVNLKLTRAPAANVPVSLARTGDTDVTVAPTSVTLTPSNWSTGVNVTVAAAEDSDTVGGTATITASASGYAPLAITATEIDNDVPGGGDGEYVERFLAQYGKLKNSGYFSPEGVPYHSIETLIVEAPDHGHETTSEAFSFWLWLEAYYGRVTQNWAPFNNAWTVMEKYIIPSHADQPTAGAAGTPQYAAEHDLPNQYPSQLEPNVSVGQDPLRSELQSTYGTGDIYGMHWLLDVDNVYGFGRCGDGTTRPAYINTFQRGTQESVWETVPQPSCDTFAHGGQYGYLDLFIKESNAPAKQWKYTNAPDADARAVQAAYWALTWAKEQGRAADVAATVAKAAKMGDYLRYAMFDKYFKKIGNCVGPTACPAGSGKDSAHYLLSWYYAWGGAYEPNQNWSWRIGSSHNHFGYQNPFAAWALTNVNELKPKSPTAVADWEKSFERQLEFYTWLQSAEGGIAGGATNSWGGHYGQPPAGTSTFYGMYYDVDPVYNDPPSNQWFGMQAWSMQRIAELYLVTGNAKAKALLDRWVPWAIANTTVGTNWSIPSDMRWTGQPTTWNPTNPQPNTNLHVEVTVKGQDVGVAAAYARTLIAYAAKSGNVAAKNTAKGLLDALHAASDTQGVSTVEKRGDYRRFDDVYDASTGQGLYVPQGWTGEMPNGDVVAPGKSFVDIRSFYKNDPAWPKVQAYLNGGAEPEFRYHRFWAQADVAMAYADYGKLFPDG; encoded by the coding sequence CTGGCACGACGTCGCCGGTTGGCGATGGTCGCCGTCACCGCGCTGGCCGTCGGCGGGGTCACCCTGCCCGCCGGCGTCGCGCAGGCCGCTCCGGCCTGCGACGTGGTCTACGCGACCAACGACTGGAGCACCGGCTTCACCGCGAACATCACCATCAGGAACCTCGGCGATCCCGTCAACGGGTGGACGCTGCGGTTCGCCTTCCCCGGCGACCAGCGCATCACGCAGGGCTGGTCGGCGAGGTGGAGCCAGACCGGCAACCAGGTCACCGCCACGAACGAGTCGTGGAACGGCAACCTCGGCACCGGCGCCTCGACGAACATCGGCTTCAACGCCTCGTACAGCGGCACCAACGCGAAGCCGACGTCCTTCTCGGTCAACGGGGTCACCTGCGGCGGGGCGCAGCAGCAGCCGCCCACGGTCGCGCTGAGCGTGCCGGCCGGGCCCTTCGAGGCACCCGCCGACGTGCCGCTGACCGCCACCGCCAGCGACCCGGACGGGACGATCGGCAAGGTCGAGTTCTACCGCAACGGCCTGCTGGTCAACACCGACACGACGGCCCCCTACGGCTACACCCTGGAGGACCTGCCGGCCGGTGACTACACGGTGCAGGCCAAGGCGTACGACAACGCGAACCTCTCCGCCGTCGCTGAGCAGGCGTTCACCGTCACGCCGGCCTCCGGCCCGCAGCTCCTCGCCACCCCGTCCGCGGTGAGCGTCACCGAGGGCGGGACCTCCACGGTGAACCTGAAGCTGACCAGGGCGCCCGCGGCGAACGTCCCGGTGTCCCTCGCCCGCACCGGGGACACCGACGTCACCGTCGCGCCGACGTCGGTGACGCTCACGCCCAGCAACTGGAGCACCGGCGTGAACGTCACCGTCGCGGCCGCCGAGGACAGCGACACGGTCGGCGGCACCGCCACCATCACCGCGTCCGCAAGCGGGTACGCGCCGCTGGCGATCACCGCCACCGAGATCGACAACGACGTGCCGGGTGGCGGCGACGGCGAGTACGTCGAGCGCTTCCTCGCCCAGTACGGCAAGCTCAAGAACTCGGGGTACTTCAGCCCCGAGGGAGTGCCGTACCACTCCATCGAGACGCTGATCGTCGAGGCGCCCGACCACGGGCACGAGACCACCTCGGAGGCGTTCAGCTTCTGGCTGTGGCTGGAGGCCTACTACGGCCGGGTCACGCAGAACTGGGCGCCGTTCAACAACGCCTGGACGGTGATGGAGAAGTACATCATCCCGTCGCACGCCGACCAGCCCACTGCGGGAGCGGCCGGCACCCCGCAGTACGCCGCCGAGCACGACCTGCCCAACCAGTACCCGTCGCAGCTGGAGCCCAACGTGTCGGTGGGCCAGGACCCGCTGCGCTCCGAGCTGCAGTCCACGTACGGCACCGGCGACATCTACGGCATGCACTGGCTGCTCGACGTGGACAACGTCTACGGCTTCGGTCGCTGCGGCGACGGCACCACCCGGCCGGCCTACATCAACACCTTCCAGCGCGGCACCCAGGAGTCGGTGTGGGAGACGGTCCCGCAGCCGTCCTGCGATACCTTCGCCCACGGCGGCCAGTACGGCTACCTCGACCTGTTCATCAAGGAGTCCAACGCCCCGGCGAAGCAGTGGAAGTACACCAACGCGCCGGACGCCGACGCCCGGGCCGTGCAGGCCGCGTACTGGGCGCTGACCTGGGCCAAGGAGCAGGGCAGGGCGGCCGACGTGGCGGCCACCGTCGCCAAGGCCGCGAAGATGGGCGACTACCTGCGGTACGCCATGTTCGACAAGTACTTCAAGAAGATCGGCAACTGCGTCGGCCCCACCGCCTGCCCCGCCGGCAGCGGCAAGGACTCGGCGCACTACCTGCTCTCCTGGTACTACGCCTGGGGCGGCGCGTACGAGCCGAACCAGAACTGGTCCTGGCGGATCGGCTCCAGCCACAACCACTTCGGCTACCAGAACCCGTTCGCCGCGTGGGCGCTGACCAACGTGAACGAGCTGAAGCCGAAGTCGCCGACCGCGGTCGCCGACTGGGAGAAGAGCTTCGAGCGGCAGCTGGAGTTCTACACCTGGCTCCAGTCCGCCGAGGGCGGCATCGCCGGCGGCGCGACCAACAGCTGGGGCGGCCACTACGGCCAGCCGCCGGCCGGCACGTCGACCTTCTACGGCATGTACTACGACGTCGACCCGGTCTACAACGACCCGCCGTCCAACCAGTGGTTCGGCATGCAGGCCTGGTCGATGCAGCGGATCGCCGAGCTGTACCTGGTCACCGGCAACGCGAAGGCCAAGGCGCTGCTCGACAGGTGGGTGCCGTGGGCCATCGCCAACACCACGGTCGGCACCAACTGGTCGATCCCGTCGGACATGCGCTGGACCGGCCAGCCCACCACCTGGAACCCGACCAACCCGCAGCCCAACACCAACCTGCACGTCGAGGTCACGGTGAAGGGTCAGGACGTCGGCGTCGCCGCCGCGTACGCCCGGACCCTCATCGCGTACGCGGCGAAGTCGGGCAACGTGGCCGCGAAGAACACGGCCAAGGGCCTGCTGGACGCACTGCACGCCGCCAGTGACACCCAGGGCGTGTCGACGGTGGAGAAGCGTGGCGACTACCGGCGCTTCGACGACGTCTACGACGCCAGCACCGGCCAGGGGCTCTACGTCCCGCAGGGCTGGACCGGCGAGATGCCCAACGGCGACGTGGTCGCGCCGGGCAAGAGCTTCGTCGACATCCGGTCGTTCTACAAGAACGACCCGGCCTGGCCGAAGGTGCAGGCGTACCTGAACGGCGGGGCCGAGCCGGAGTTCCGGTACCACCGGTTCTGGGCCCAGGCGGACGTCGCGATGGCGTACGCCGACTACGGAAAGTTGTTCCCCGACGGCTGA
- a CDS encoding SDR family oxidoreductase has protein sequence MNLTDRVVVVTGGAGGIGSALARRFAAEGAAAVVVADLDGDAARAVAGTVGPVAHPVRVDVTDEEQVSALVADTERRYGRIDLFCANAGVATGGGVDAPDTDWDRAWRVNVLSHVYTARAVLPAMLARGGGHLLMTCSAAGVLTAVGDAPYTATKHAAVGFAEWLAITYRDRGIRVSALCPQGVDTAMLSEGLTAGHLGAKVIAASGAVLTPDQVADSVVAGLAEERFLILPHPEVAAYALRRAEDPDGWQAGLRKLVRRLTA, from the coding sequence GTGAACCTGACCGACCGGGTCGTGGTGGTCACCGGCGGCGCCGGGGGCATCGGGTCGGCACTGGCCCGGCGGTTCGCCGCCGAGGGCGCCGCCGCCGTCGTGGTGGCCGACCTGGACGGCGACGCGGCCCGCGCGGTCGCCGGGACCGTCGGGCCGGTCGCGCACCCGGTGCGCGTGGACGTCACCGACGAGGAGCAGGTGAGCGCGCTGGTCGCCGACACCGAGCGGCGGTACGGGCGCATCGACCTGTTCTGCGCCAACGCCGGCGTGGCGACCGGCGGGGGCGTCGACGCGCCGGACACCGACTGGGACCGGGCCTGGCGGGTGAACGTGCTCTCCCACGTCTACACCGCCCGGGCGGTGCTGCCGGCGATGCTCGCCCGGGGCGGCGGGCACCTGCTCATGACCTGCTCGGCGGCGGGCGTGCTGACCGCCGTGGGCGACGCCCCGTACACGGCGACCAAGCACGCGGCGGTCGGCTTCGCCGAGTGGCTCGCGATCACCTACCGGGACCGGGGCATCCGGGTCAGCGCCCTCTGCCCGCAGGGCGTCGACACTGCGATGCTCTCGGAAGGGCTGACCGCCGGTCACCTGGGCGCGAAGGTGATCGCCGCGTCCGGCGCGGTGCTCACCCCGGACCAGGTCGCCGACTCGGTGGTGGCCGGGCTCGCCGAGGAGCGCTTCCTGATCCTGCCGCACCCGGAGGTGGCCGCGTACGCCCTCCGCCGCGCCGAGGACCCCGACGGCTGGCAGGCCGGCCTGCGGAAACTGGTCCGCCGCCTCACCGCCTGA